In Rutidosis leptorrhynchoides isolate AG116_Rl617_1_P2 chromosome 2, CSIRO_AGI_Rlap_v1, whole genome shotgun sequence, one genomic interval encodes:
- the LOC139888894 gene encoding non-specific lipid-transfer protein AP10-like has protein sequence MVGFMVHPSESITCLDVEGFLAPCLPCLRQGGEPPQECCNGLKGLEASCRTKSDRQIACNCCKTAAITFQIREQFAEVLPDKCGVHISIPISPTVDCSRDILGTNHNSMVEQVKWSVDISSPFLL, from the exons ATGGTCGGGTTCATGGTGCACCCAAGTGAATCAATAACTTGTCTTGATGTTGAGGGGTTTCTTGCACCATGCTTACCCTGCCTTAGGCAAGGTGGAGAGCCACCACAAGAATGTTGTAACGGGTTGAAGGGGCTTGAAGCCTCATGTAGGACTAAATCTGATAGGCAAATTGCTTGCAATTGTTGTAAAACTGCTGCGATTACTTTTCAAATTAGGGAACAGTTCGCTGAGGTCCTCCCTGATAAATGTGGAGTTCATATTTCCATACCAATTAGTCCTACGGTTGACTGTTCCAG GGATATTTTGGGAACAAaccataattcaatggtggaacaAGTAAAATGGAGTGTAGATATATCATCTCCCTTCCTTCTATGA